One stretch of Falco naumanni isolate bFalNau1 chromosome 7, bFalNau1.pat, whole genome shotgun sequence DNA includes these proteins:
- the FAM177A1 gene encoding protein FAM177A1 yields MEQGLSAITLYCAPAAGPAAASCAMEPEQQLANGDRGFENVELGVIGKKKKIPRRVIHFASGETMEEYSTDEEEDEQEKKDLLPPVDPTTLTWGPYLWFHMLRVATSTLSVCDFLGEKIASVLGISTPKYQYAIDEYYRMKREEEEEEQENKMSEEAERQHQEQQNKPQAEAPVRTDQPEATACTSFVNVNFENEGDGQSVGENKQDVVPVPP; encoded by the exons aTGGAGCAGGGGCTGTCCGCCATCACCCTCTACtgcgcgcccgccgccggccccgcggctGCCTCCTGCGCCATGGAGCCCGAGCAG cAACTTGCAAATGGAGATAGAGGCTTTGAGAATGTGGAGCTGGGTGTCataggaaagaagaagaaaattccaagGAGGGTTATTCATTTTGCAAGTGGAGAAACAATGGAAGAATATAGCAcagatgaagaggaagatgaacaagagaaaaaagatcTCTTGCCGCCTGTAGATCCT ACAACGCTCACATGGGGCCCCTACTTGTGGTTTCACATGCTGCGAGTTGCCACATCAACCTTATCAG tgtgtgaTTTCCTGGGAGAAAAGATTGCATCTGTGCTGGGGATAAGCACGCCAAAATACCAATATGCCATTGATGAGTATTACAGAATGAAGAGAGAG gaggaagaggaggaacaggaaaacaagatgtcggaagaagcagaaagacagcATCAGGAACAGCAGAACAAGCCCCAGGCTGAAGCTCCTGTCCGGACAGACCAGCCTGAAGCAACAGCATGCACTTCATTTGTGAATGTAAACTTTGAAAACGAGGGAGATGGCCAGTCTgttggggaaaacaaacaagatgTAGTTCCTGTCCCTCCTTAA